Proteins from a genomic interval of Kitasatospora herbaricolor:
- a CDS encoding HhH-GPD-type base excision DNA repair protein has product MDITLRLAQQPEADALLGRSPLAALAGMLLDQQVPMEWAFSGPYTIARRLGRDDLDAHEIAAYDPEAFAALLSQKPAVHRYPGSMAKRLQQLCQFLVEHYDGDAAAVWEGVGSGKELLTRLNELPGFGKQKAQIFLALLGKQFGVAPEGWREAAGPYGEEGCHRSVADITGPESLEQVRAYKQEAKRAAKKS; this is encoded by the coding sequence ATGGACATCACACTTCGGCTCGCCCAGCAGCCGGAAGCCGACGCGTTGCTCGGCCGCAGCCCGCTGGCCGCCCTGGCGGGCATGCTGCTCGACCAGCAGGTCCCGATGGAGTGGGCCTTCTCGGGGCCGTACACGATCGCCCGGCGCCTGGGCCGGGACGACCTGGACGCGCACGAGATCGCCGCCTACGACCCGGAGGCCTTCGCCGCCCTGCTGTCGCAGAAGCCGGCCGTGCACCGCTACCCCGGCTCGATGGCCAAGCGCCTGCAGCAGCTCTGCCAGTTCCTGGTGGAGCACTACGACGGGGACGCCGCGGCCGTCTGGGAGGGCGTGGGGAGCGGCAAGGAGCTGCTGACCCGGCTGAACGAGCTGCCCGGCTTCGGGAAGCAGAAGGCCCAGATCTTCCTGGCCCTGCTGGGCAAGCAGTTCGGCGTCGCCCCGGAGGGCTGGCGGGAGGCGGCGGGCCCGTACGGGGAGGAGGGCTGCCACCGTTCGGTGGCCGACATCACCGGGCCCGAGTCGCTGGAGCAGGTCCGCGCGTACAAGCAGGAGGCGAAGCGCGCGGCGAAGAAGTCCTGA
- a CDS encoding KTSC domain-containing protein, translated as MAGTRTAGGRRPVDSSALRSVGYDAASRVLEIEFVSGAVYSYADVPRRVHEELMDAPSHGRCFGRTVRGRYPYRRIG; from the coding sequence ATGGCAGGGACTCGGACGGCCGGCGGCCGCCGGCCGGTGGACTCCTCGGCGCTGCGCTCGGTGGGCTACGACGCGGCGAGCCGGGTGCTGGAGATCGAGTTCGTCAGCGGCGCGGTGTACAGCTACGCGGACGTGCCCCGGCGGGTGCACGAGGAGCTGATGGACGCCCCGAGCCACGGCCGCTGCTTCGGCCGGACGGTCAGGGGCCGCTACCCGTACCGCAGGATCGGCTGA
- a CDS encoding MFS transporter, with protein sequence MTAAAVPRTDTGTEPDGVADRRRWIALAVVMTASFMDLVDVTIVNIAIPSIQQDTGASFSAVQWVTGGYALAFAIGLITGGRLGDIYGRKRLFLLGIGGFTVASALCGLATGPEMLVATRVLQGGTAALMVPQVLSIIHATFPAHERGKVFGMFGAIVGLGAVSGPLMGALLTQWDLFGLQWRPIFLINLPVGVAGLLLGRRYISESRAEKALRLDLAGMALASVGLLMLIYPLTHGREAGWPLWGHLSMAGSLPVFALFVRYEQIKTRRDGSPLVELTLFRVKSFAAGIGVQLTFGIVTGIFFLVWTLYMQVGLGWSALKAGTTGIPFSIAVSVAAGMSVQKLVPRFGRKVLQAGALVMATGVLLYIWEADRYAGAIASWQMALPLVVMGAGMGLIVAPITEAILSEVPREHAGSASGLINTTGQLGMALGLGLVSVAFFGVIDEQAAPQAVGAEFTAGFVHAMWWVVGVLLAVFALMFALPKHSAGHWAEDAGESAVGVGEGSAAEPAAGEPVRAEPVPVL encoded by the coding sequence ATGACCGCCGCAGCAGTACCCAGGACCGACACCGGAACCGAACCCGACGGCGTCGCCGACCGCCGTCGCTGGATCGCCCTCGCGGTGGTGATGACGGCCTCCTTCATGGACCTGGTCGACGTCACCATCGTCAACATCGCCATCCCGAGCATCCAGCAGGACACCGGCGCCTCGTTCAGCGCCGTCCAGTGGGTCACCGGCGGGTACGCGCTGGCCTTCGCGATCGGCCTGATCACCGGGGGACGGCTCGGGGACATCTACGGCCGCAAGCGGCTCTTCCTGCTCGGCATCGGCGGGTTCACCGTCGCCTCCGCGCTCTGCGGCCTGGCCACCGGCCCGGAGATGCTGGTCGCCACCCGCGTGCTGCAGGGCGGGACCGCCGCGCTGATGGTGCCCCAGGTGCTGTCGATCATCCACGCGACCTTCCCCGCGCACGAGCGCGGCAAGGTGTTCGGGATGTTCGGAGCGATCGTCGGCCTCGGCGCGGTCTCCGGGCCGCTGATGGGCGCGCTGCTGACCCAGTGGGACCTCTTCGGCCTGCAGTGGCGGCCGATCTTCCTGATCAACCTGCCGGTCGGCGTCGCGGGCCTGCTGCTCGGCCGCCGGTACATCTCCGAGTCCCGCGCCGAGAAGGCACTGCGCCTGGACCTGGCGGGGATGGCGCTGGCCAGCGTCGGCCTGCTGATGCTGATCTACCCCCTCACCCACGGCCGCGAGGCGGGCTGGCCGCTCTGGGGCCACCTCTCGATGGCCGGCAGCCTGCCGGTCTTCGCGCTGTTCGTCCGGTACGAGCAGATCAAGACCCGCCGGGACGGCTCGCCGCTGGTCGAGCTGACGCTGTTCCGGGTGAAGAGCTTCGCGGCCGGCATCGGCGTGCAGCTGACCTTCGGGATCGTCACCGGCATCTTCTTCCTGGTCTGGACGCTGTACATGCAGGTCGGCCTCGGCTGGAGCGCGCTGAAGGCGGGGACGACCGGCATCCCGTTCTCGATCGCGGTCTCGGTGGCCGCCGGGATGTCGGTGCAGAAGCTCGTCCCGCGGTTCGGGCGCAAGGTGCTGCAGGCCGGCGCCCTGGTGATGGCCACGGGCGTGCTGCTCTACATCTGGGAGGCGGACCGGTACGCCGGCGCCATCGCGTCCTGGCAGATGGCGCTGCCGCTGGTCGTGATGGGCGCGGGCATGGGCCTGATCGTCGCGCCGATCACCGAGGCGATCCTCTCCGAGGTGCCGCGGGAGCACGCCGGTTCGGCCTCCGGGCTGATCAACACCACCGGCCAGCTCGGCATGGCGCTCGGGCTCGGCCTGGTCTCGGTGGCCTTCTTCGGGGTGATCGACGAGCAGGCGGCGCCGCAGGCGGTCGGGGCGGAGTTCACCGCCGGTTTCGTGCACGCGATGTGGTGGGTCGTCGGAGTGCTGCTGGCGGTCTTCGCGCTGATGTTCGCGCTTCCCAAGCACTCCGCCGGGCACTGGGCCGAGGACGCGGGGGAGTCCGCCGTGGGCGTCGGCGAGGGTTCGGCCGCGGAGCCGGCCGCCGGGGAGCCCGTGCGCGCGGAGCCGGTGCCCGTCCTCTGA
- a CDS encoding helix-turn-helix transcriptional regulator has product MTDTPARLLNLLSLLQTPREWPGSELAERLEVSPRTIRRDIERLRDLGYPVQATMGVVGGYRLVAGTAMPPLLLDDEEAVAIAVGLRAAAGHAVGGIEEASVRALAKLVQVLPSRLRHRVSTLNEATVPLLRGDGPTVDPEDLTLLAAAISNRERLRFGYRAVDGAESKRLVEPHRLVSAGRRWYLVAYDNGRDDWRIFRVDRITEPFATGVRTPARELPAEDAAAYVAAKFSRLTPSFRAVATVFAPAEEVLRRFPRADEVLPLDERSCRLQSREDSLEWLAMRLLMLGCEFEVHEPPELADHLRALGARATRATAGGPGRGRLGR; this is encoded by the coding sequence ATGACGGACACCCCGGCACGACTGCTGAATCTGCTCTCCCTGCTGCAGACCCCGCGCGAGTGGCCCGGCAGTGAACTGGCCGAGCGCCTGGAGGTCAGCCCGCGCACCATCCGGCGCGACATCGAGCGGCTGCGCGACCTCGGCTACCCCGTCCAGGCGACGATGGGCGTGGTCGGCGGGTACCGGCTGGTCGCGGGCACCGCGATGCCGCCGCTGCTGCTGGACGACGAGGAGGCGGTGGCCATCGCCGTCGGCCTGCGGGCGGCGGCCGGACACGCCGTGGGCGGCATCGAGGAGGCCTCGGTGCGGGCGCTCGCCAAGCTCGTCCAGGTGCTGCCGTCCCGGCTGCGGCACCGGGTGAGCACCCTGAACGAGGCCACCGTCCCGCTGCTCAGGGGGGACGGGCCGACCGTCGACCCGGAGGACCTCACCCTGCTGGCCGCCGCCATCTCCAACCGCGAGCGGCTGCGCTTCGGCTACCGGGCCGTCGACGGCGCCGAGAGCAAGCGGCTGGTGGAGCCGCACCGGCTGGTCTCGGCGGGGCGCCGCTGGTACCTGGTGGCGTACGACAACGGCCGGGACGACTGGCGGATCTTCCGGGTGGACCGGATCACGGAGCCGTTCGCGACCGGCGTGCGGACCCCGGCCCGCGAGCTGCCCGCCGAGGACGCCGCCGCGTACGTGGCCGCCAAGTTCTCCCGGCTCACCCCGTCCTTCCGGGCGGTGGCGACCGTCTTCGCACCGGCCGAGGAGGTGCTGCGCCGCTTCCCCCGCGCCGACGAGGTGCTGCCGCTGGACGAACGGAGCTGCCGGCTGCAGAGCCGGGAGGACTCACTGGAGTGGCTGGCGATGCGGCTGCTCATGCTGGGCTGCGAGTTCGAGGTGCACGAGCCGCCGGAGCTGGCCGACCACCTGCGCGCGCTCGGCGCCAGGGCCACCCGCGCGACGGCGGGCGGCCCCGGCCGAGGACGGCTCGGCCGCTAG
- a CDS encoding YbhB/YbcL family Raf kinase inhibitor-like protein, producing MSARPPLPYEFLPQVPSFSLTSSDITDGGVLPKEFAHAGGNLSPQLAWSGAPEGTLGYAVTCYDPDAPTGSGWWHWLALGLPAGTTELPRGAGSSDADLPGGASFHARNDFPGHRYDGAAPPPGPAHRYLFAVHALDVPALEVTRDTPAAQIGFHITFHTLARAVITAEYSS from the coding sequence GTGAGCGCCCGCCCGCCGCTTCCGTACGAGTTCCTGCCGCAGGTGCCGTCCTTCAGTCTGACCAGCAGTGACATCACCGACGGCGGTGTGCTGCCCAAGGAGTTCGCCCACGCCGGCGGCAACCTCTCGCCGCAGCTGGCCTGGTCCGGCGCGCCGGAGGGGACCCTCGGCTACGCCGTCACCTGCTACGACCCGGACGCCCCCACCGGCAGCGGCTGGTGGCACTGGCTGGCGCTCGGCCTGCCCGCCGGCACCACCGAACTGCCGCGCGGCGCGGGCTCCTCGGACGCGGACCTCCCCGGCGGCGCCTCCTTCCACGCCCGCAACGACTTCCCCGGGCACCGGTACGACGGCGCCGCCCCGCCGCCCGGCCCGGCCCACCGGTACCTCTTCGCCGTGCACGCGCTGGACGTCCCGGCGCTGGAGGTCACCCGCGACACCCCGGCCGCCCAGATCGGCTTCCACATCACCTTCCACACGCTGGCCCGCGCGGTGATCACCGCCGAGTACAGCTCCTGA
- a CDS encoding rhomboid family intramembrane serine protease, whose product MASDDRSSTPALDPARMIADARRAFFVMIGVLAVVWLIQVANWADDYRLTQDFGIRPQQVGRLGDVFAAPFLHMSWKHLEGNSGPLFIFGFLAAYRGVRKFLGLTVLITVTSGAAVWLFQGTDTISAGASGVIFGYFGYVVLRGVFDRNLVDTLIGAVMGASFAYILTTALPGTPGVSWLGHLGGLAGGLAGAWIFRDRGGRKAPPALATVPGPARSAHADLLKELDDLGI is encoded by the coding sequence ATGGCCTCGGACGACCGCAGCAGCACTCCCGCCCTGGACCCGGCCCGCATGATCGCGGACGCGCGCCGGGCCTTCTTCGTGATGATCGGCGTCCTGGCCGTCGTCTGGCTGATCCAGGTCGCCAACTGGGCCGACGACTACCGGCTGACGCAGGACTTCGGCATCCGCCCGCAGCAGGTGGGGCGGCTCGGGGACGTGTTCGCGGCGCCGTTCCTGCACATGAGCTGGAAACACCTGGAGGGCAACTCCGGGCCGCTGTTCATCTTCGGGTTCCTGGCCGCGTACCGGGGGGTGCGCAAGTTCCTCGGCCTGACCGTGCTGATCACGGTGACCAGCGGGGCGGCCGTCTGGCTGTTCCAGGGCACGGACACCATCTCGGCCGGGGCCAGCGGGGTGATCTTCGGCTACTTCGGCTACGTCGTGCTGCGCGGGGTCTTCGACCGGAACCTGGTCGACACGCTGATCGGCGCGGTGATGGGGGCGTCCTTCGCCTACATCCTCACCACCGCCCTGCCGGGCACCCCGGGCGTGAGCTGGCTGGGCCACCTGGGCGGTCTGGCGGGCGGCCTGGCCGGCGCCTGGATCTTCCGCGACCGGGGCGGGAGGAAGGCGCCCCCGGCGCTGGCGACGGTGCCGGGGCCGGCCCGCAGCGCGCACGCCGACCTGCTGAAAGAGCTCGACGACCTCGGCATCTGA
- a CDS encoding helicase HerA-like domain-containing protein, which yields MTTDQKPGPAGEDAAGGPAAGRGLPGTGLPEAVREIAEGYAFTGPALDLGAALLDGTAHPAAQVRIPLPVLNRHGLVAGATGTGKTKTLQLIAEQLSAQGVPVFLADVKGDVSGIAAPGAPGPRVSGRAADVGQDWTPQGCPAEFYALGGQGVGIPLRATVTSFGPLLLAKVLDLNETQEASLGLVFHYADKQGLELYDLKDLTAVITFLTSAEGKEELKGIGGLSAATAGVILRSLTVLDNEGAGAFFGEPEFDTADLLRVGPSGEGTVSVLELPAVQDRPRLFSTFLMWLLADLYQELPEVGDLDRPKLVFFFDEAHLLFKDASKAFLEAITQTVRLIRSKGVGIFFVTQSPKDVPGDVLAQLGNRVQHALRAFTPDDAKALKATVSTFPRSSYDLAEVLTSLGTGEAVVTVLSETGAPTPVAATRLRAPRSLMGPLGEPALRAAVDASPLGARYRDAVDRESAYEKLAARAARPPAQDAPAPAGPGRTAEPERAGKAERDGAGRGERAEKDEGGLLGSLLANPALKSFARSAGTQLGREISRSLFGTSRRRR from the coding sequence ATGACCACCGACCAGAAGCCGGGCCCGGCGGGCGAGGACGCGGCCGGCGGGCCGGCGGCGGGCCGGGGCCTGCCGGGCACCGGCCTGCCCGAGGCCGTCCGCGAGATCGCCGAGGGCTACGCGTTCACCGGGCCGGCCCTGGACCTCGGCGCCGCCCTGCTCGACGGCACCGCCCACCCGGCCGCGCAGGTCCGGATCCCGCTGCCGGTGCTGAACCGGCACGGGCTGGTCGCCGGGGCGACCGGCACCGGCAAGACCAAGACCCTGCAGCTGATCGCCGAACAGCTCTCCGCCCAGGGCGTCCCGGTGTTCCTCGCCGACGTCAAGGGCGACGTCTCCGGCATCGCGGCCCCCGGCGCTCCCGGCCCCCGGGTCTCGGGCCGGGCCGCCGACGTGGGCCAGGACTGGACGCCGCAGGGCTGTCCGGCCGAGTTCTACGCGCTCGGCGGGCAGGGCGTCGGCATCCCCCTCCGAGCCACCGTCACCAGCTTCGGCCCGCTGCTGCTCGCCAAGGTGCTCGACCTGAACGAGACCCAGGAGGCCTCGCTCGGCCTGGTCTTCCACTACGCCGACAAGCAGGGCCTGGAGCTGTACGACCTCAAGGACCTCACCGCCGTCATCACCTTCCTCACCTCCGCCGAGGGCAAGGAGGAGCTGAAGGGCATCGGCGGCCTCTCGGCGGCCACGGCCGGCGTGATCCTGCGCTCCCTGACCGTGCTCGACAACGAGGGCGCGGGGGCGTTCTTCGGCGAGCCCGAGTTCGACACCGCCGACCTGCTGCGGGTCGGTCCCAGCGGGGAGGGGACGGTCTCCGTCCTGGAGCTGCCCGCCGTGCAGGACCGGCCGAGGCTGTTCTCCACCTTCCTGATGTGGCTGCTGGCCGACCTCTACCAGGAGCTGCCGGAGGTCGGCGACCTGGACCGGCCCAAGCTGGTGTTCTTCTTCGACGAGGCGCACCTGCTGTTCAAGGACGCCTCCAAGGCCTTCCTGGAGGCGATCACCCAGACCGTCCGGCTGATCAGGTCGAAGGGGGTCGGGATCTTCTTCGTCACCCAGTCGCCGAAGGACGTGCCGGGCGACGTGCTGGCCCAGCTGGGCAACCGGGTGCAGCACGCGCTGCGGGCCTTCACCCCGGACGACGCCAAGGCGCTGAAGGCGACGGTCTCCACCTTCCCCCGGTCCTCCTACGACCTCGCCGAGGTGCTGACCTCGCTCGGCACCGGGGAGGCCGTGGTGACGGTGCTCTCCGAGACCGGCGCGCCGACGCCGGTGGCGGCGACCCGGCTGCGGGCGCCGCGCTCGCTGATGGGCCCGCTCGGGGAGCCGGCCCTGCGGGCCGCGGTGGACGCCTCCCCGCTGGGCGCGCGGTACCGGGACGCCGTCGACCGGGAGTCGGCGTACGAGAAGCTCGCGGCGCGCGCCGCCCGGCCGCCCGCGCAGGACGCACCGGCGCCGGCCGGGCCCGGACGGACGGCGGAGCCGGAGCGGGCCGGGAAGGCCGAGCGGGACGGCGCCGGGAGGGGGGAGCGGGCGGAGAAGGACGAGGGCGGCCTGCTCGGCTCGCTGCTGGCCAACCCGGCGCTGAAGTCCTTCGCCCGCTCGGCGGGGACGCAGCTCGGCCGGGAGATCAGCCGCAGCCTGTTCGGGACGTCCCGGCGCCGGCGGTAG
- a CDS encoding type II toxin-antitoxin system VapB family antitoxin — MIFKRIGNGRPYPDHGRTSTRQWADVAPRPVRLDQLVTTKGQLDLETLLAEDSTFYGDLFAHVVKWHGDLYLEDGLHRAVRAALQQRQVLHARVLEME, encoded by the coding sequence GTGATCTTCAAGCGCATCGGCAATGGGCGGCCGTACCCGGATCACGGCCGGACCAGCACCCGCCAGTGGGCGGACGTCGCCCCACGCCCGGTGCGACTGGACCAGCTGGTGACCACCAAGGGGCAGTTGGACCTCGAAACCCTGCTGGCGGAGGACTCCACCTTCTACGGGGACCTCTTCGCCCACGTCGTGAAGTGGCACGGCGACCTCTACCTGGAGGACGGGCTGCACCGTGCCGTCCGGGCGGCCCTGCAGCAGCGTCAGGTGCTGCACGCCCGCGTCCTCGAAATGGAGTGA
- a CDS encoding LytR C-terminal domain-containing protein: MLTPQGLKGKQYRVTGTAYPRLGRPPRKGRKIFAFIGSLLALALIGLGGVQLVDIFTGKGKHATAQACATPSAAVSGKALAAPAADAPPGATPAPAAPVDPAAVPQPQAVTVNVYNATAKAGLAGRTAEELKKRGFVIGTVGNAPTALDKKVPGTAQVIGGPAAVGAMTLLSSQIAGAISTPDARTDATVDFVIGDSYNALLDETQAAAALALATKPSPTPTPGSC, encoded by the coding sequence ATGTTGACTCCCCAAGGCTTGAAGGGGAAGCAGTACCGGGTCACCGGAACCGCGTATCCGCGGCTCGGCCGACCCCCCAGGAAGGGCCGCAAGATCTTCGCGTTCATCGGCTCGCTGCTCGCGCTGGCGCTGATCGGCCTCGGCGGTGTGCAGCTGGTGGACATCTTCACCGGCAAGGGCAAGCACGCCACCGCCCAGGCCTGCGCCACCCCGTCCGCCGCCGTCAGCGGCAAGGCACTGGCGGCACCGGCCGCCGACGCCCCGCCGGGGGCCACGCCCGCCCCGGCCGCGCCGGTCGACCCGGCCGCCGTCCCGCAGCCGCAGGCCGTGACCGTCAACGTCTACAACGCCACCGCCAAGGCCGGCCTGGCCGGCCGGACCGCCGAGGAGCTGAAGAAGCGCGGCTTCGTCATCGGCACCGTCGGCAACGCGCCCACCGCCCTCGACAAGAAGGTGCCCGGCACCGCCCAGGTGATCGGCGGCCCCGCCGCCGTCGGCGCCATGACCCTGCTGAGCTCGCAGATCGCCGGCGCCATCAGCACCCCCGACGCCCGCACGGACGCGACCGTCGACTTCGTCATCGGCGACAGCTACAACGCCCTGCTCGACGAGACCCAGGCCGCCGCGGCACTCGCGCTGGCCACCAAGCCCTCGCCGACCCCCACCCCCGGCAGCTGCTGA
- a CDS encoding IS30 family transposase, translated as MGVARTVGVERGGLAGLRERFLARLDAVGNVTVVARELGVNRNTAFGWARKAGRGSVRVSRRHPGRREYERLRAGGVARREAARRVGVNERTAKDWDRGVKKSGTARTYPDGRRVDYAAGTVTMCGVTTAPVGLAALDKQLHPRFLTLSERERIRDLRASGHSLRAIGRALGRPASTIKRELDANSGSEGYHPYAAHRAAAARRPRPKERKLLREGRLRRFVGDALRRRWSPEQICHALLREHPNDESMRVSVETIYQALYFQARGGLKREVQAAVRSGRTRRKPHRDPDRRTPRFTDPMLMISERPAGIEDRAVPGHWEGDLIIGANGRSAIATLVERTTRYTMLVHLPGAAHDAETVRDGLVRTVQTLPAHLRGSLTWDQGSEMARHKQFTMATGMPVYFCDPASPWQRGSNENTNGLLRQYFPKGTDLSIHSSEDLEHVAQELNGRPRKTLDWDNPAERLRDLLTT; from the coding sequence ATGGGAGTTGCGAGGACCGTGGGCGTTGAGCGTGGTGGTCTCGCAGGGTTGAGGGAGCGGTTCCTTGCGCGGTTGGATGCCGTGGGGAACGTGACTGTGGTGGCGCGTGAGCTGGGCGTGAACCGGAACACTGCCTTCGGCTGGGCCCGGAAGGCGGGGCGGGGTTCGGTGCGCGTATCGCGGCGGCATCCGGGACGGCGTGAGTACGAGCGGCTCCGAGCCGGTGGGGTCGCACGTCGCGAGGCGGCCCGGCGGGTCGGTGTGAACGAGCGCACGGCCAAGGACTGGGACCGGGGCGTCAAGAAGAGCGGCACCGCACGGACCTATCCCGACGGCCGCCGTGTCGACTACGCGGCGGGGACCGTCACGATGTGCGGTGTGACCACAGCACCGGTGGGCCTGGCCGCCCTGGACAAGCAGCTCCACCCGAGGTTCCTGACGCTGTCCGAGCGCGAGCGGATCCGCGATCTGCGCGCGTCGGGCCACTCGTTGCGGGCGATCGGACGGGCCCTGGGCCGGCCGGCGAGCACGATCAAGCGGGAGCTCGACGCGAACTCCGGCAGCGAGGGCTACCACCCCTACGCGGCCCACCGGGCGGCCGCCGCACGCCGGCCCCGACCCAAGGAACGCAAACTGCTGCGCGAGGGCCGACTGCGCCGCTTCGTCGGGGACGCACTGCGCAGACGCTGGTCACCCGAGCAGATCTGCCACGCTCTGCTCAGGGAGCATCCCAACGACGAGAGCATGCGGGTGAGCGTGGAGACCATCTACCAGGCGCTGTATTTCCAGGCCCGTGGCGGCCTGAAACGCGAGGTCCAGGCCGCGGTCCGCTCCGGCCGCACCCGCCGCAAGCCGCACCGCGACCCCGACCGGCGCACCCCGCGCTTCACCGATCCGATGCTGATGATCAGCGAGCGCCCCGCCGGCATCGAGGACCGGGCGGTGCCCGGCCACTGGGAAGGCGACCTGATCATCGGCGCGAACGGCCGCTCCGCGATCGCCACCCTGGTCGAACGCACCACGCGCTACACGATGCTCGTCCATCTGCCCGGCGCAGCCCACGACGCCGAAACCGTCCGCGACGGCCTCGTCCGCACCGTCCAGACCCTGCCCGCACACCTACGCGGCTCCCTCACCTGGGACCAGGGCAGCGAAATGGCACGCCACAAGCAGTTCACCATGGCCACCGGCATGCCCGTCTACTTCTGCGACCCCGCCTCGCCCTGGCAACGCGGCTCCAACGAGAACACCAACGGACTCCTGCGCCAGTACTTCCCCAAAGGCACAGACCTGAGCATCCACAGCTCCGAAGACCTCGAACACGTCGCCCAGGAACTCAACGGCCGCCCACGCAAGACGCTCGACTGGGACAACCCAGCCGAGCGCCTACGTGATCTACTCACCACCTAA
- the upp gene encoding uracil phosphoribosyltransferase yields the protein MRIHVVDHPLVAHKLSTLRDERTDSPTFRRLTDELVTLLAYEATRDVRTEAVEITTPVAVTTGTRLSYPRPLVVPILRAGLGMLDGMTRLLPTAEVGFLGMVRNEETLEASTYATRMPDDLSGRQVYVLDPMLATGGTLVAAIRMLIDRGATDVTAVVLLAAPEGVAVMEKELTGLPVTVVTAAVDERLNENGYIVPGLGDAGDRLYGTAG from the coding sequence ATGCGGATCCACGTCGTCGACCACCCCCTGGTCGCCCACAAGCTCTCCACCCTGCGCGACGAGCGCACCGACTCGCCGACCTTCCGTCGCCTCACCGACGAGCTGGTCACCCTGCTCGCGTACGAGGCCACCCGGGACGTCCGCACCGAGGCGGTGGAGATCACCACGCCGGTCGCGGTCACCACCGGTACCCGGCTGAGCTACCCCCGCCCGCTGGTCGTCCCGATCCTGCGGGCCGGCCTCGGCATGCTCGACGGGATGACCCGGCTGCTGCCGACCGCCGAGGTCGGCTTCCTGGGCATGGTGCGCAACGAGGAGACCCTGGAGGCCTCCACCTACGCGACCCGGATGCCCGACGACCTCTCCGGTCGCCAGGTGTACGTGCTGGACCCGATGCTGGCGACCGGCGGCACGCTGGTGGCGGCCATCCGGATGCTGATCGACCGCGGCGCCACCGACGTCACCGCGGTCGTGCTGCTGGCGGCCCCCGAGGGCGTCGCGGTGATGGAGAAGGAGCTGACCGGCCTGCCGGTCACCGTCGTCACCGCCGCGGTCGACGAGCGCCTCAACGAGAACGGCTACATCGTCCCGGGCCTCGGCGACGCCGGTGACCGCCTCTACGGCACCGCGGGCTGA
- a CDS encoding tRNA adenosine deaminase-associated protein: protein MAYFAAVLARTEDGWDVSETELDAVESLADLADLAREAAQEDDSVLVFIEQEDAWFAIVRVDGEEDPRIFVSDGAAAARSSYGSVLTDELVEQAGESEFDDLDNLVAELDDEDSASEEEDEDDGPAVGPGGVPVGPLGDSEILAEFGLAAKDLVDLSGEGAVPGDALAEIADALGCGEILEAVR, encoded by the coding sequence GTGGCGTACTTCGCTGCAGTGCTTGCTCGCACCGAGGACGGGTGGGATGTGAGCGAGACCGAACTCGACGCCGTCGAGAGTCTCGCCGACCTGGCCGACCTGGCCCGCGAGGCCGCACAGGAGGACGACAGCGTGCTCGTCTTCATCGAACAGGAGGACGCGTGGTTCGCCATCGTCCGCGTGGACGGTGAGGAGGACCCACGGATCTTCGTCTCGGACGGCGCCGCAGCCGCCCGGAGTTCCTACGGGTCGGTCCTCACCGACGAGCTGGTGGAACAGGCCGGCGAGAGCGAGTTCGACGACCTCGACAACCTCGTCGCCGAGCTGGACGACGAGGACTCGGCCTCCGAGGAGGAGGACGAGGACGACGGCCCGGCCGTGGGCCCGGGCGGGGTGCCGGTCGGCCCGCTCGGCGACTCCGAGATCCTGGCCGAGTTCGGGCTCGCCGCCAAGGACCTCGTCGACCTCAGCGGCGAGGGCGCGGTGCCGGGCGACGCCCTGGCCGAGATCGCCGACGCCCTGGGCTGCGGCGAGATCCTGGAGGCGGTGCGGTAA
- a CDS encoding nucleoside deaminase: MQSAPQIAPLPAPVRPDPVRDRWAAPMRLAVAEAALAPAAGDVPVGALVLGPDGTVLGRGHNEREAVGDPTAHAEVVAIRAAAKALNEGLHTLAGADGEAEQRRAGEWRLAGCTLVVTLEPCTMCAGAIVLSRIARVVYGAFDEKAGAAGSLFDVVRDRRLNHRPEVISGVLADECGEQLRSFFDGHRPGSAERIS; the protein is encoded by the coding sequence ATGCAGTCCGCCCCGCAGATCGCCCCGCTGCCCGCACCCGTCCGCCCCGACCCGGTCCGCGACCGGTGGGCGGCGCCGATGCGCCTCGCCGTCGCCGAGGCCGCCCTGGCGCCGGCCGCCGGCGACGTCCCGGTCGGGGCACTGGTGCTGGGGCCCGACGGGACCGTCCTCGGCCGGGGCCACAACGAGCGGGAGGCGGTCGGGGACCCGACCGCCCACGCCGAGGTGGTCGCCATCCGCGCGGCCGCCAAGGCCCTGAACGAGGGGCTGCACACCCTGGCCGGCGCCGACGGCGAGGCCGAGCAGCGGCGGGCGGGCGAGTGGCGGCTGGCCGGCTGCACCCTGGTCGTCACCCTGGAGCCCTGCACCATGTGCGCGGGCGCGATCGTGCTCTCGCGGATCGCCCGGGTCGTGTACGGCGCCTTCGACGAGAAGGCCGGCGCGGCCGGCTCGCTCTTCGACGTGGTCCGCGACCGCCGGCTCAACCACCGGCCCGAGGTGATCTCCGGCGTGCTGGCCGACGAGTGCGGCGAACAGCTCCGCTCCTTCTTCGACGGCCACCGGCCCGGTTCCGCGGAACGGATTTCGTGA